The proteins below are encoded in one region of Vulpes lagopus strain Blue_001 chromosome 10, ASM1834538v1, whole genome shotgun sequence:
- the TLCD5 gene encoding TLC domain-containing protein 5 isoform X1 translates to MALALCPQVLCSLGGWLSLYISFCRLNKHRSYEWSCRLVTFTHGILSIGLSAYIGFIDGPWPFTHPGSPNTPLQVHVLCLTLGYFIFDLGWCIYFQSEGALMLAHHTLSILGIIMALVLGESGTEVNAVLFGSEITNPLLQMRWFLRETGHYHSFTGDVVDFLFVALFTGVRIGVGARLLFCEMVSPKPKWFVKFGGVAMYAVSWCFMFSIWRFAWRKSIKKYHAWRSRCSEERQLKHNGHLKTH, encoded by the exons ATGGCATTAGCTCTGTGTCCGCAGGTGCTGTGCAGCTTGGGGGGCTGGCTCTCACTCTACATTTCTTTCTGCCGCCTGAATAAGCACCGAAGCTATGAGTGGAGCTGCCGGCTGGTAACATTCACCCATGGAATCCTCTCCATAGGCCTCTCAGCTTATATTGGCTTCATTGATGGCCCTTGGCCTTTTACCCACCCAG GCTCGCCCAATACTCCTCTCCAAGTGCACGTTCTCTGTCTCACCTTGGGCTACTTCATCTTCGACTTGGGCTGGTGCATCTACTTCCAGTCTGAGGGGGCCCTGATGCTGGCTCACCACACACTGAGCATCCTGGGCATCATCATGGCCCTGGTGCTCGGAGAGTCAGGCACGGAGGTCAATGCAGTCCTGTTTGGAAGTGAGATTACCAACCCCTTGCTACAGATGCGCTGGTTTCTCCGTGAAACAGGCCACTACCACAGTTTCACTGGAGACGTGGTGGACTTCCTCTTTGTGGCCCTGTTTACTGGAGTGAGGATTGGAGTAGGAGCTCGCctccttttctgtgaaatggtCTCACCCAAGCCCAAGTGGTTTGTGAAGTTTGGAGGAGTAGCAATGTACGCCGTGTCTTGGTGTTTCATGTTTAGCATCTGGCGCTTTGCATGGAGGAAAAGCATCAAAAAGTACCATGCCTGGAGAAGCAGGTGCAGTGAGGAGCGGCAGCTGAAGCACAACGGCCATCTCAAGACGCACTAG
- the TLCD5 gene encoding TLC domain-containing protein 5 isoform X2 has product MLAHHTLSILGIIMALVLGESGTEVNAVLFGSEITNPLLQMRWFLRETGHYHSFTGDVVDFLFVALFTGVRIGVGARLLFCEMVSPKPKWFVKFGGVAMYAVSWCFMFSIWRFAWRKSIKKYHAWRSRCSEERQLKHNGHLKTH; this is encoded by the coding sequence ATGCTGGCTCACCACACACTGAGCATCCTGGGCATCATCATGGCCCTGGTGCTCGGAGAGTCAGGCACGGAGGTCAATGCAGTCCTGTTTGGAAGTGAGATTACCAACCCCTTGCTACAGATGCGCTGGTTTCTCCGTGAAACAGGCCACTACCACAGTTTCACTGGAGACGTGGTGGACTTCCTCTTTGTGGCCCTGTTTACTGGAGTGAGGATTGGAGTAGGAGCTCGCctccttttctgtgaaatggtCTCACCCAAGCCCAAGTGGTTTGTGAAGTTTGGAGGAGTAGCAATGTACGCCGTGTCTTGGTGTTTCATGTTTAGCATCTGGCGCTTTGCATGGAGGAAAAGCATCAAAAAGTACCATGCCTGGAGAAGCAGGTGCAGTGAGGAGCGGCAGCTGAAGCACAACGGCCATCTCAAGACGCACTAG